The nucleotide sequence GTGAACAGTATTAGAGACGGTATTgaacaaagaataaatatatttaaatgttgatAATCTCGTGTATACTTTTTCAAGAACCGATACGAATGGAATCCTAGGTACCTTCCCAATTGACGAATTTTGGATTTCTGTTGTTGTATTTGTATCTTAttgtatcatatatatgtatgtatgtaacatGTGGCTATTTGAATTTACGCGGGGAAGTAATTTGAAGGTTAGGGAATATCGAAATGTACCGTCTGTTCTTTTTCGAACAACTTTCTGAACCGTGCACCCTGGTGCAGAAAGTTGGACAAGGTTCAGAAAGTTCTTCGAAGAAGAACAAACGGTACTACACTCATGTGATGTTAGTACACTCCAGTGACTCCAGTCGGCGGCACTGTCGGGTTGATTTGTCAGTTTGTCACTGTCACTCGTCTGCAGGTTAGGTTCTGGACTCGTCTCGAAATCATATTCATAACGGGTTCATCAATGTGGACGATGGATTTACTACTTAACTTGCTGATTGGTTAAAgacataattttcaaaaagtcTAAAATCCGTAATATGTCGAATGAATTCGTGCATTCCGTTACGGTCCCGCGTATTTACAAGTTCACGGCCGACATTGTTCGTCGCGTGCGAGAGGATGGTGCCAGCCTGAAGACTCTGATTTACGAGAGGAAACATCCCGTAAGTGTAAAATACAACGGACGAACGAACGATAGGGAAGGGAAGGGAAGGGAAGGATATgagattaattttgaaaagacCCCAAGGTTCTAACTTTGTCGATTAcattgggtgcgttcagccgatactccgctagcctagcaatcgtgagcagtcgctcgtttcctctccttttaatccattgggtcaaaggagaggaaacgagcgaaaacgagcgactgctcacgattgctaggctagcggagtatcggctgaacgcacccattgTTACGTACAATGCCATACAATTgccataaaaatgtaatatatcgtGTACGATTCAGAATGTAGCCGGCATATACGGTCTGTCGGTGAATACCTTACGAGCGTTGCCTCAGCTAGACCGGCTGCTCGACAAGACTCAAATTCTAACGGAACAACCGCGTTTGAATCCCTGGCTAGCCAAAGTTCTAATAACGGAGCTTTTGTGGCGCAAGGGATGCCTGAAGAGCCGCTCCAAGCCTGTCTTAACTGTCCTAGCTTACGAGAACAGACTACGAGAGGAGTCAAAGAGTCTCGACTGCACAGAGACTCTCGTCGTTCACAAAGAGAAAGGTAATTGTGCTCGTCAATAATCACTGCATGCTTGCATTTTTACAGAGACTCGGTCTTCGGCGAAGACTCCTCGTAGCGCAGTAAAGGCATTCTTCTTCATGGTCCTGATTATTCGCAACTGCAGAATATTGTCCAGTCGACCGAACAAACAAGTTAGAGTCGGAAAGCTACAAGATCGTCAAAACAGATCTTGTCGTCGAGAATCGATTTGCAACAAAAAGAACAATTGCGCGATGGGCCCAGCAGCGGTACTCGGAACGTTGTTCCTCTATAGCGTCGCCATGTTCACTTTGCCGTTTGCTGCCTTCTTTGGGGTACAACGTTTCATGATATTAGAATTCCAGACTGATACCGCCGTGACGAATTACATTTCTGTACTGGCTGCCGTAGTCACAGTGAACTTGATTATCTCCTGTTACGCTTATCAAGCTTTAAACGAGTCTGTCGAGGAGAAGGAACAAAGCGAAGATCAAGTAGAGAGTTTGAATGAGAAAgctgattaaaattattttttcttttaaaaagtttgtaaaatgtcaattatttttcgtcgtgtatgaaagaaaaaaaaccagcattttttgttacttaaactACAGTATGTGTATCTAATTAATACGCGTATATGCTtaatagagaaaataataagtttaataaCTGAAAGagatgtaaatatatacatatgtaaagaCTGTATATAACGATGGGCAATctttacgtaataaaatagcaacaaaaagtatagtattttaatttgcaaaaatcaaGTTGACCTCTAAATCCTTTTCAAAagacgatatttttattccacATTCTACACGAGAAGTaggaaaaattttcttttatcattatattccATAAAATCAGTTGTTTAGACATTATTACTTTACTAACTTGCGTAGGTACTTGTTTTAAGGAGCAAGTTATAGATTTTGctctatagatttttattttatatgaaaatatatatttctgatttTATATTGCGAGGAATGCTGTAAAGTGTAACTAAAACAGATTTGATATaacatagatatattaaaaattgtattggatttttttaaatgtataattaaaattaaacaaattataatgtaaatttgattttctttgaattagatataaaaatgtttcaataaaaaagatacgtaTGTATAGatacagaaaaaagaaagaaatttgatctaataaaaaatattcatatatatttggtttattgaaaaattaaactatttttcctccttttctaTCATTAGATCAGatttcttctttccccgcatacatttgtgtatgtgtgtgagtgtgtgtgtagtaataaatatatatttgctgtATTTAATGGAATTCTTCAAAaagatttgattatttttcttttttcttttcagtgCAAAGGCCTAGATACGTCCGTGTCAATACTCTTCTGTTGTCAGTGGAAAAAGCCATCTGTCTCTTCCAGGAGGATGGATGGCAATTACTACCCAAAAGTACAACATACTCTTCATATCTACAATCCTTATCGCAATTATCAAAACCGCATTTTATACAAGATCTGCATATACCTGAAATGTTGGTTTTTCCACCCCTGACACCCTTTCACGGACACAGCGGTTATAAAAGTGGCGAGCTTATTCTTCAGGATaaggtatataaatttaaaaaaattacttttttaaagaaaaataaatgtcaccAAGTGCGCGCACTAGTAtgaaaaactgttatatattgaaagaaatctgttgtacaaaattgttttagtatatccaaaaatataaaataattgtgcattataatataaatggtATTGATTTTCGTAAAAAAGAATGTTCAAGTGAATAATAACCCAGGTAgcattaatgtctaaaagacatcataaagatgtctttaagatgccaaaaatcttaaagatgtctttatgatgtcttttagacattaattgcTACCTGGGAAGTGTTGGTtaacatttcataattttaaaaatgttcttaaaaaaaagtaatgaagTCAGAAAGTTGCGTCAAATGAAAGGAAATATGATAAAcgtcttaaaaaattaaacatttaaaaaccCACCAAGATAATAGACGATACTTGTATTTAAATGCAGTTGAATAGTTAATAAGAAGATATAGAACATGATTATGCAAAcagattatttaaatctttaggagtaacaatataaaatgaaaagatttagataaaataaaaaaatatttaatataaagaactTGGCACTGCTGGACTAAGAATAGctgaaataaatgaataaatatgataaatgtgTACGTACATACGGTACATAGACGCGTGTTCAGGTTCAGgtctaaattaaaaacatttatgtgTTAATTTTCATTGTCTTATATTCCGAGATTCAACTTTTACTCaacttttatcaaattttagtaggttactaatatataaattagcaTCAACAAGATTTAATCAATTGATCAATGATTAATAAGATGCATTCAATaggtttatgttaaaattttgtttttcattcAGGCTAGCTGCTTGCCGGTGCACTTGTTGGATCCTGTTAGTGGTTCTGTAGTGCTGGACATGTGCGCCGCGCCCGGCATGAAGGCTACTCATGCGGCAgcaaaactgcaaaattaCGGGTAATACACAGTTTGTTCTCCAATAACATTCTCTGTTAGATATCAGATTGCATGAAAAATGGAAACCAAAAATGTATGAACACTAGAACTACTGAAGATTAATCTACCGAAAGGAGATTTATCTCTACCGAAGAAATCCTGCGATTAGAAAAGAAtagagaaaaagtaaaaacaaattaataaaattaatcatctgTTCtctatctaatttttataaaagtcagggaaaatttcagaaattaagaTGTTTTAATAATGTCAAACGGATCATTTTAACCACTTTGATGTTTTGACCAATTTtagtgttaaatatttaatctgatatttttttatgcaactatattttattaattagtttaaataaaataattaatgtttagaAATGGATACtagtataaattgtttttatataggAAAGTTTATGCTGTGGAGATTGATGCCAAGAGATTTGAAACCTTATTGAGTCAGATGAAAAAGACTCATTCCCTCTGCGTGGAACCTCTTAATCAAGATGCTTTGACTCTcgatccaaaaaaatattcacatgTGGAATATATTCTAGTTGATCCAACTTGTTCTGGATCAGGTAAGAGAATCCTCCactttctaataaataaaatcaaatttaagtTAATACACTAACAATAAATGTCAGAATAGGAAAATGGaaattctaattcttttttcgaAATGAATTTTCTTTGTCGCATTATTTCCTATTTACAGAAGGCACCTATTAACGTAATcgtttattctatatttaatcaCTATACAACTATTCGTTGTAAAATacgacataatttttattttgtatgattttacgatatataattttataacatttttattaaaggcATTGTCGACAGACCAAAACAGAGCGATATGGATGGCAAACCCGAGTCAAAGCGTTTGGAAAACCTACAATCGTTCCAAGTTTATCTTCTTAGATACGCGCTGTTCAACTTTCCAAATGCAAAGAGAATAATCTACAGCACTTGTTCTTTACACCCCGAGGAAAATGAAGAAGTAATAGACGAAGTTCTCGCCGATATTGGTAACGCTTATCATCTGGTACCTGTTAGACAATTACTAAAAAACAACTGGACTAACTTCAGCTCGAAAAAATACAACTGCGGAGATACATGTTTGTATTCGAAGCCAGATGATGATTTTTGCAATGGTTTTTTCGTAGCGGTATTCGAGAGGAACTTTGATGTGACTCTGCCAAAGTGCAAACACAAAGGTGGTAATGAATATAGAAATGTTATCAGGGCTAACTTGAATGTCAAGAAAGATGACATGGCAAAAACAGACCCGTATGAGCGAGAGAAATGCgttaagaagaagaagaagaagaaagaagaaatttcaACAACTGTAGATGGACAAGGAAAGATATCGACTGatattgttaaattcgtagtttccgaaatagaaaataaaggCAAAGTAAAGACAAAAGAGGCAAAATGCAGTGAAAAAGAAGTAGAAAAAATGGACGTTCGCAGCAATTTGTCcaatttaaatcataaattgGCATTAAATAAATCCAAAGATATACAAAAGAGGATATCAGATGAGATGGAAGCGAAAAAATCAAGGAAGCAACGATTAAAGTGTGAAAATGCACTGGAGGTGGAAATAGATAATGACACATTGGATGCTAATTATGGTGAAAAGGAACAAAATGAGGAAATTGAAACTAAACTGTCCAAgataaaaaggagaaagaaaaaagcaaCTAAAGAAATCGTCaagattgataaaatttatttccaaaaaaagaaacaacaaGAAGAAATTGCAATTGTACCATcaaagaagaggaaaagaaatgAAGAGAATTCTTAAGTGagattaaatgttaaatgaaaaaaaagtaatattgtatttatttatcttgcCATTGTCCCTTATTACGCGTTTAGAGACAcatgatatattatacatccatgatatattataagcaatatatagatgagaatataaaaattgattgctGGAGTGttgaatttttagaaaatctaGAGGGTCTAGAGAAATTGGTGGTTATTTGCCTTCTCGatatctttgtttaattttttcatttcatcCAGCAATATAATACTTATCACTATACCTACTGACAGTAAGTAAGAAAACCATTTATCCGCTCGCTCAGTTCGCGATCGCAAATACACGCTCGATAACTGAGCGAGGGTGCATAtggttttatatgtatatacataatatatattccagctagattataaaaattctgaaagaaaattaaatgcagGCTTTACACTGGGCTGCATTCGGATTCACCCGAGTGCTAAAAATCCTATAGTATATGTTACGtgcactatagattttcagcacCCGGGGCTGCGTTCGAAAACTTTACTCGGGTGCGCATCGCATTGTTCTATCTTAATTGttactaaaaattaaacaaagacAGAACGACGCTGGTGTACACCCGAGTGAAGTTTTCGAACGCACCCCTGTGTGTgcttgtacatatttatagtatattctatacacacacacaccacacatatatatgtatacataatacaaGTACTCGTTTTATCAGCAATTCGCGACATGGTAACATGGAAGCCTGTTGGCCTGCTTAAAGTCAACCGATAAGCATGTCGATTATGCCgaggtatacatatatacgtataattgcGGTGAAAAAACCTTttctgatatatatgtataggtataGGGTATAGGTATATAGACGTTGGTTGATATAATTATGCGATAAACTATGATTCAGTTTTCTAACTTGGCCCTTCACTGCGCGAGGTACACACGACGTTACTTAACTTGCTAGAATCGCGTCGCGTGAGTCACGACACGACACGAAATGTCGAGAAATATTGTCTATTAGAGCTATaacttaaaacttaaaataatagtaagtATATTAGGTATAACATATCGATTATGAAGTGTTGGAGAAACTGAAACTATTACACGTTAGAACTGGCGCCAAAActgtttttatatacatacgttaatttttttcaatacctaccttattaatttttgtgttaatgaTTCGATTAACAATAAGAGTTAAGAACTCTTTACGTAATCgtaataaatgtacataattcGACGTTGTAATGTAGTTTTATTACTCGCGGCTATATATCTCAAAGGTAGAAAAATGCTTTCAATTTACACCTTCCTTCTTTCCTTTCGATCAAAGATAtcgattttttcatatatgaCATTCTTACACTTGTTTATCCATCAATTTATTACTAgtgattctctctctcactgATTTATATCTCATTGTCAATAGCAGTTTTTAAGCAACTTGCGAGGAAACGATCGAAATGTTTAGGCTTTGAGGAAAGAGTTGAAAATCTTttgtgttttaaatatttatttcgcaaACGAATCGTGTATTTTGtatgcttctctctctctctctctctctctctctctctctttcgttaatACAGCTTTAATATACATACCTATATTATAAGACAATAATAAGGTACACAGATCCAAGCCCTTGGATCTTACATTACTTTATTTACTGCGACTTTATAGTCACTAGATAATTCGTTACAATTAATCGCATAAATTTCTCAATCTTTTACGTTTTTGTAAATTTGCGACAACTGAAGGAATAATTTGACTGGCCTAACGACGGAGACGACGGAGACGGCGGAAAACGGCGCCGAGGACGCTGAGGTTGCCGAGGTTGCTGAGGTTGCGCGCGGTCACTCGACGTCGGGACGCCATCGTCGAAGGACGCATGAATATGTATACTGCCGCCGCAATCGCCGCGATTCAGCCGAATCAACTTCGATAAGGTGATTCTCGTCCGCGCGAGCCATACTTCCGCGCCCGCGTCAATATAAACTCGCCGCCGTGCCGTAATAATGATTTCGCGAATGAGATAATACACCGTGAGAGAATTTTTCACCCCGATCATCGGCATTATCCAGCATTATATCGCCCGATCGCGACCGCGGCCGCAGCCGGCGCGGCGTAGTGTCAGTGAACTTTGGTGAACTTGAGTGCTTTTCCTCAGCGGAGTCCGGAGTCTCGCTTTGTTTCCATTGCAGTTGATCGGATCGAACCAAGTTGAATGCAGAAAATGCAGTTTATCGTTTATCGTATACTTAACATCTACTAAATGAAATGTTAAAACTACAACACCGTTACACAGCTatgctattataattatatgtttccacttttgatatcttttatacttttttaaaatgtttaacgaTTATAACGTAACGATGAATGTGATGATACGGTTCAGAAGTGATCTCTATCAATCGAGATAATCGACTTAGCTTCAAAAGAACCTTtgtttttcaatcttttttcttttttttcttttttttactttcttttgaCAATGGagttcaaaataaatttctaataaaattttttttctaaaaatttagataaGGAAACATGagtttaatcaatttaaattgaacaatgtttaataaagaaagataaatctTACCCTCGAAAAAGGctcgattaaatatattgagaaaattagtaaaaaaaaggaaaaacaaaacatGAATACTAAGGGCAAAATGTAAATGCCGTAATCcgagtattttttataaaatagatatcgttttttttttatgaaaaataataaaattatggatgtgaaatttcaatatgcgatttaaattgtttagtgtcttaaatctatattttcaaacaaaagaaAGTAGACATTCGTctaaaatattactataaaatttttccttcTATTGACTTTATTGAACTAATTGTGAGTGtgaattaataatgataatatgtTTGCATGAAACAATAACGCTTTTGCATCGATTTATCGTTGTTATCGACATGTCACATGGCAAAATAGTCGCTAAATAACACAGAGATTGAACGAGATAAAAAACGAGCGTATAAATCATTGCGGAAAGCACCCGGTACTGTTTTGCATTCGAGAATGGTGTGTCACGCACGGCGTCAACCGTCAACCGCGTGATGTCTCATGAGTCTCATGCATGCACTATGCACTGTGCACTATGCGCTATGCGCGATGCAGATTATTGCAGATGCAGGGGCTGCTGTGAGTGCTGGCTAGCAGAGGATAGTTATTCGAGTTATATCGCGGCCGACTTGACTTGATTACAAAAATactataactatataaaagGCATATAAAGCCAGAACTCAGACAAAATTAACGTTATCGTTATTAAAATCGCGGTAAGATATCCGAAAACTAAACAGATATTACGATTATAGCATGCCATGTATATATCAGTATTATCAGTAATcgcagtcagtcagtcagtcaccCGTAACCGTAACAGGAGCGTAAAGGGGCGACGTATGAGAgttgacaaaatatatatatacatatgtgtatattgtCCGAGTTGCTGATCGATGGACCTGCAGTGGGAGCTGCAGTTGCGAAATAAAAATGGCCGATCGATCGGGAATCCACTATCACGCAACACGTGATCGACTGGCCAGCACTCACAATATTCTCA is from Temnothorax longispinosus isolate EJ_2023e chromosome 10, Tlon_JGU_v1, whole genome shotgun sequence and encodes:
- the Nsun5 gene encoding 28S rRNA (cytosine-C(5))-methyltransferase — translated: MSNEFVHSVTVPRIYKFTADIVRRVREDGASLKTLIYERKHPNVAGIYGLSVNTLRALPQLDRLLDKTQILTEQPRLNPWLAKVLITELLWRKGCLKSRSKPVLTVLAYENRLREESKSLDCTETLVVHKEKVQRPRYVRVNTLLLSVEKAICLFQEDGWQLLPKSTTYSSYLQSLSQLSKPHFIQDLHIPEMLVFPPLTPFHGHSGYKSGELILQDKASCLPVHLLDPVSGSVVLDMCAAPGMKATHAAAKLQNYGKVYAVEIDAKRFETLLSQMKKTHSLCVEPLNQDALTLDPKKYSHVEYILVDPTCSGSGIVDRPKQSDMDGKPESKRLENLQSFQVYLLRYALFNFPNAKRIIYSTCSLHPEENEEVIDEVLADIGNAYHLVPVRQLLKNNWTNFSSKKYNCGDTCLYSKPDDDFCNGFFVAVFERNFDVTLPKCKHKGGNEYRNVIRANLNVKKDDMAKTDPYEREKCVKKKKKKKEEISTTVDGQGKISTDIVKFVVSEIENKGKVKTKEAKCSEKEVEKMDVRSNLSNLNHKLALNKSKDIQKRISDEMEAKKSRKQRLKCENALEVEIDNDTLDANYGEKEQNEEIETKLSKIKRRKKKATKEIVKIDKIYFQKKKQQEEIAIVPSKKRKRNEENS